The following proteins are encoded in a genomic region of Nocardioides renjunii:
- the pspAB gene encoding PspA-associated protein PspAB gives MGLWEALRGRTQPKRNNLDALFLVPSAAITLQTALGFEPTGSGSVCYRSAAGAAFAQTQQDVVALIRDDAEAPEVSVTQDDFGFTWLVVSGDASDMSGLCTDLHAVNTSLELNGFEGGLLCSMVPFRNASGQAFGLTYLYKQGTFYPFAPAGEQSRDTLLELSVRDLLGEELPMEPDLQRWLAIWKAPGL, from the coding sequence ATGGGACTCTGGGAGGCGCTGCGGGGTCGTACGCAGCCCAAGCGCAACAACCTCGACGCACTGTTCCTCGTGCCGAGCGCGGCGATCACGCTGCAGACCGCCCTCGGCTTCGAGCCGACCGGCTCCGGCTCGGTCTGCTACCGCTCCGCCGCCGGCGCGGCCTTCGCGCAGACGCAGCAGGACGTGGTCGCGCTGATCCGTGACGACGCCGAGGCGCCCGAGGTCTCGGTCACCCAGGACGACTTCGGGTTCACCTGGCTCGTCGTCTCCGGTGACGCCTCCGACATGTCCGGGCTGTGCACCGACCTGCACGCCGTCAACACCTCCTTGGAGCTCAACGGCTTCGAGGGCGGCCTGCTGTGCTCGATGGTGCCGTTCCGCAACGCCTCGGGACAGGCCTTCGGGCTGACCTACCTCTACAAGCAGGGCACGTTCTACCCGTTCGCCCCCGCCGGCGAGCAGTCCCGTGACACGCTGCTCGAGCTGTCCGTGCGCGACCTGTTGGGAGAGGAGCTGCCGATGGAGCCCGACCTGCAGCGGTGGCTGGCGATCTGGAAGGCCCCGGGACTGTGA
- the htpX gene encoding zinc metalloprotease HtpX, which yields MATSRFIKDSGLTARMTLTMFLLGALFVGLVVGLIYAVGPGYAPVVAIIAIGMAFYQWWSSDKVAMRAMRAREVAPEEAPELHGMIDRLCALADMPKPRVGISDMALANAFATGRSPDRAVVCVTTGILQTLDAEELEAVLAHELSHVAHRDVLVMTVASSAGIAAGLLMRFAQFGGMGRSRSNNNNALPAVLVALLVSLVVYAVSFVLLRLLSRYRELSADRAGAYLTLKPAALASALQKISGEVAATPQRDLRSASAASALCIVPALRGGGLGGLMATHPPLQQRLEQLARIQAELSRPTG from the coding sequence ATGGCCACCTCTCGCTTCATCAAGGACAGCGGGCTCACCGCCCGGATGACCCTCACCATGTTCCTGCTCGGCGCGCTGTTCGTCGGGCTCGTCGTGGGGCTGATCTACGCCGTGGGTCCCGGCTACGCGCCCGTCGTCGCGATCATCGCCATCGGCATGGCGTTCTACCAGTGGTGGAGCTCGGACAAGGTGGCGATGCGGGCGATGCGGGCCCGTGAGGTGGCGCCCGAGGAGGCCCCGGAGCTGCACGGGATGATCGACCGTCTCTGCGCGCTCGCCGACATGCCCAAGCCGCGGGTCGGCATCTCCGACATGGCGCTCGCCAACGCCTTCGCGACCGGGCGCTCGCCCGACCGCGCGGTGGTGTGCGTGACGACCGGCATCCTGCAGACGCTCGACGCGGAGGAGCTCGAGGCCGTGCTGGCCCACGAGCTGAGCCACGTGGCGCACCGCGACGTGCTGGTCATGACGGTCGCGTCGTCGGCCGGCATCGCCGCCGGGCTGCTGATGCGCTTCGCGCAGTTCGGCGGGATGGGCCGCTCGCGCAGCAACAACAACAACGCGCTGCCGGCGGTCCTCGTCGCCCTGCTGGTGAGCCTGGTCGTCTACGCCGTGAGCTTCGTCCTCCTGCGCCTGCTCTCGCGCTACCGCGAGCTCAGCGCCGACCGGGCCGGGGCCTACCTGACGCTCAAGCCGGCGGCGCTGGCCTCCGCGCTGCAGAAGATCAGCGGCGAGGTGGCCGCCACCCCGCAGCGCGACCTGCGCTCGGCCAGCGCGGCCAGCGCACTGTGCATCGTCCCCGCCCTCCGCGGCGGTGGCCTCGGCGGCCTGATGGCCACCCACCCGCCCCTGCAGCAGCGGCTCGAGCAGCTGGCCCGCATCCAGGCCGAGCTCAGCCGGCCGACGGGCTGA
- the pspAA gene encoding PspA-associated protein PspAA, giving the protein MIVRILGEGQYDLDDHALDALNGLDNQIEQAIDAGDEDMFRTALHGLLSGVRASGTHHELDSLDESDLILPPPDATIDEVRQLLGDDGLIPG; this is encoded by the coding sequence ATGATCGTCCGCATCCTCGGCGAGGGTCAGTACGACCTCGACGACCACGCCCTCGACGCCCTCAACGGCCTCGACAACCAGATCGAGCAGGCGATCGACGCCGGCGACGAGGACATGTTCCGCACCGCGCTGCACGGACTCCTGTCGGGCGTGCGCGCCAGCGGCACGCACCACGAGCTCGACTCCCTCGACGAGTCCGACCTGATCCTGCCGCCCCCGGACGCCACGATCGACGAGGTGCGCCAGCTGCTGGGCGACGACGGCCTGATCCCGGGCTGA
- a CDS encoding PspA/IM30 family protein — MSLMKRISLIFRSKANKALDKAEDPRETLDYSYQRQLELLSKVRRGVADVATSRKRVELQVNQLEQQAAKLQGQAEKAIGAGREDLAREALTRKSGLASQITSLKEQRAALQGEEEKLVLAQQRLQAKVEAFRTRKETIKATYTAAEAQTRIGEAMSGIGEEMGDVGLAIQRAEDKTAQMQARGAAIDELIASGALDDASQLNAGDDISRELDALSSDSDVEAELARLKAGSAPQAIEAPDGDILAAEPEAVRAEGDSTEGGRA; from the coding sequence ATGAGTCTCATGAAGCGCATCAGCCTGATCTTCCGCTCCAAGGCCAACAAGGCGCTGGACAAGGCGGAGGACCCCCGCGAGACCCTCGACTACAGCTACCAGCGCCAGCTCGAGCTCCTCTCGAAGGTCCGTCGCGGGGTCGCCGACGTGGCGACCAGCCGCAAGCGCGTCGAGCTGCAGGTCAACCAGCTCGAGCAGCAGGCCGCCAAGCTGCAGGGCCAGGCCGAGAAGGCCATCGGCGCCGGCCGCGAGGACCTCGCCCGCGAGGCACTGACCCGCAAGTCCGGCCTCGCCTCGCAGATCACCAGCCTCAAGGAGCAGCGCGCCGCCCTCCAGGGCGAGGAGGAGAAGCTCGTCCTGGCCCAGCAGCGGCTGCAGGCCAAGGTCGAGGCCTTCCGCACCCGCAAGGAGACCATCAAGGCCACCTACACCGCGGCGGAGGCGCAGACGCGCATCGGCGAGGCGATGTCGGGCATCGGCGAGGAGATGGGCGACGTCGGTCTCGCCATCCAGCGCGCCGAGGACAAGACCGCCCAGATGCAGGCCCGTGGTGCGGCCATCGACGAGCTGATCGCCTCGGGCGCGCTCGACGACGCCTCCCAGCTCAACGCCGGCGACGACATCTCCCGCGAGCTCGACGCGCTCAGCTCCGACTCCGACGTCGAGGCCGAGCTGGCGCGGCTGAAGGCCGGCTCCGCCCCGCAGGCCATCGAGGCCCCCGACGGCGACATCCTCGCCGCCGAGCCCGAGGCCGTGCGCGCCGAGGGCGACTCCACCGAGGGCGGCCGGGCATGA
- a CDS encoding DUF3043 domain-containing protein — MFRRTSPEPETPPIDDKIGGKGRPTPSRKEAEAAARARAKVPRTRKEQVAAQRSARGDTSRRMREAMKTGDDRYLPSRDRGPVRRFIRDFVDSRFSFIELMVPLLVVSMVLGYSGNRSMQNLSNTILFTTLLVIVFDVVMLRLRLRRELARRFPDESPKGAVLYAAMRSLQMKFLRLPKAQVRIGEKLPESYR; from the coding sequence GTGTTCCGTCGCACCAGCCCCGAGCCGGAGACCCCGCCGATCGACGACAAGATCGGTGGCAAGGGTCGCCCCACGCCCTCTCGCAAGGAGGCCGAGGCGGCCGCGCGCGCCCGCGCCAAGGTCCCCCGCACCCGCAAGGAGCAGGTGGCCGCGCAGCGCTCCGCGCGCGGTGACACCTCGCGCCGGATGCGCGAGGCCATGAAGACCGGCGACGACCGCTACCTCCCCAGCCGCGACCGCGGACCGGTCCGCCGCTTCATCCGCGACTTCGTCGACTCCCGCTTCTCGTTCATCGAGCTAATGGTCCCGCTGCTGGTGGTGTCGATGGTCCTGGGCTACTCCGGCAACCGGTCGATGCAGAACCTGAGCAACACCATCCTGTTCACCACGCTGCTGGTGATCGTGTTCGACGTCGTGATGCTCCGCTTACGCCTGCGCCGCGAGCTGGCCCGGCGCTTCCCCGACGAGTCGCCGAAGGGTGCGGTGCTCTACGCCGCCATGCGCTCGCTGCAGATGAAGTTCCTGCGCCTGCCCAAGGCCCAGGTCCGGATCGGCGAGAAGCTGCCCGAGTCCTACCGATGA
- a CDS encoding GNAT family N-acetyltransferase, protein MSHSHGPGGGPSADVSVRVAWADDAAAIAEVQLRAWPVLYAGLLPAEVLPTDVAAVAAQWREVLARPADARNRVLVALERNRVVGFALTSAAADPDCDPVADGELSELTLDPTERGKGHGSRLLQAAVDTLSADRFTRAVSWVNAADDALRTFLTDAGWAPDTAHRELDLDGTGSTTVKQVRLHTAIG, encoded by the coding sequence ATGAGCCACTCGCACGGCCCCGGCGGGGGGCCGAGCGCCGACGTGTCGGTGCGGGTGGCCTGGGCCGACGACGCCGCGGCGATCGCCGAGGTCCAGCTCCGGGCGTGGCCCGTCCTCTACGCCGGCCTGCTGCCGGCCGAGGTGCTGCCCACCGACGTGGCGGCGGTCGCCGCCCAGTGGCGCGAGGTCCTCGCCCGGCCCGCCGACGCCCGCAACCGGGTGCTGGTCGCCCTCGAGCGCAACCGCGTGGTCGGCTTCGCGCTGACGTCCGCGGCCGCCGACCCCGACTGCGACCCCGTGGCGGACGGCGAGCTCTCCGAGCTCACGCTCGACCCGACCGAGCGCGGCAAGGGCCATGGCTCGCGGCTGCTGCAGGCCGCGGTGGACACCCTCTCCGCGGACCGCTTCACCCGCGCGGTGTCGTGGGTCAACGCCGCCGACGACGCGCTGCGCACCTTCCTCACCGACGCCGGCTGGGCCCCCGACACCGCCCACCGCGAGCTCGACCTCGACGGCACCGGGAGCACCACGGTCAAGCAGGTCCGCCTGCACACCGCGATCGGCTGA
- a CDS encoding AzlC family ABC transporter permease, translating to MSESTLDPGDRSAIIRDGLAVGVATGAYGVGFGAVSVASGLSVAQTCVLSLLMFTGASQFALIGVVAAGGAPMSGAATALLLGTRNTLYGLRMAPLLKWRGWRRFAAAHVLIDESTAMSVNRDTTEAARLGFLTTGASVFVLWNVATAIGAFAGEAVGDPRTFGLDAAVGAAFLALLWPRLHDLRNVLVALLAAAVALAMVPLTAPGVPVLAAGGVALLVGVLGRHPERDPAPGTDETAEGQR from the coding sequence GTGTCCGAGAGCACCCTCGACCCCGGCGACCGATCCGCCATCATCCGTGACGGCCTGGCCGTCGGCGTCGCCACGGGCGCGTACGGCGTCGGGTTCGGCGCCGTGTCGGTCGCCTCCGGGCTCAGCGTCGCCCAGACCTGCGTCCTGTCGCTGCTGATGTTCACCGGAGCCAGCCAGTTCGCCCTCATCGGCGTCGTCGCCGCCGGCGGAGCGCCGATGTCCGGTGCCGCCACGGCCCTGCTGCTCGGCACCCGCAACACGCTCTACGGCCTCCGGATGGCCCCTCTGCTGAAGTGGCGCGGCTGGCGCCGGTTCGCCGCCGCCCACGTCCTCATCGACGAGTCCACGGCGATGTCGGTCAACCGCGACACGACCGAGGCCGCCCGCCTGGGGTTCCTGACCACCGGCGCCTCGGTGTTCGTCCTGTGGAACGTCGCGACCGCGATCGGCGCGTTCGCAGGTGAGGCCGTCGGGGATCCGCGGACCTTCGGCCTGGACGCCGCAGTGGGCGCCGCGTTCCTCGCACTTCTGTGGCCTCGGCTCCACGACCTGCGCAACGTACTCGTGGCCCTCCTGGCCGCCGCCGTCGCCCTGGCGATGGTGCCCCTCACCGCGCCCGGCGTACCCGTGCTCGCGGCCGGCGGCGTGGCCCTCCTCGTCGGGGTGCTGGGCCGGCACCCGGAGCGGGACCCGGCTCCGGGCACCGACGAGACGGCGGAAGGGCAGCGCTGA
- a CDS encoding AzlD domain-containing protein, translated as MWTAVLLACAGCYLLKLAGMSLPERVLSHPTVERVADLIPVALLAALVAVQTFSSGDALAVDARALGLAFAVVALLLRMPFPVVVVGAAVVAAVARLL; from the coding sequence ATGTGGACCGCGGTGCTCCTCGCCTGCGCGGGCTGCTACCTCCTCAAGCTCGCCGGCATGTCGCTGCCCGAACGCGTGCTAAGCCACCCGACGGTCGAGCGGGTGGCCGACCTCATCCCGGTCGCGCTCCTCGCGGCGCTGGTCGCCGTCCAGACCTTCTCGTCGGGCGACGCCCTCGCCGTCGACGCCCGGGCGCTGGGGCTCGCGTTCGCCGTCGTGGCCCTGCTGCTGCGGATGCCGTTCCCGGTCGTCGTGGTGGGTGCGGCGGTCGTGGCCGCCGTGGCCCGCCTGCTCTGA
- the dapB gene encoding 4-hydroxy-tetrahydrodipicolinate reductase produces MSAPGETTVRVGVLGARGKVGAEVCRAVEAAPDTELVARVDAGDDIEELARSGAAVVVDFTHPDVVMDNLRFCIEHGIHAVVGTTGFDRARLDRLEEWLADAPGVGVLIAPNFSIGAILMMRFAAQAAPFFESVEVVELHHPDKADAPSGTARRTAEMIAAARREAGSPPMPDATSTGLEGARGADVDGVRVHGLRVRGLVAHQEVLLGTAGETLTIRHDSLDRVSFTPGVLVGVRSIGDRPGLTVGLEELLDLG; encoded by the coding sequence GTGAGCGCACCAGGAGAGACCACCGTCCGCGTCGGCGTGCTCGGAGCGCGGGGCAAGGTCGGCGCCGAGGTCTGCCGCGCCGTCGAGGCGGCCCCGGACACCGAGCTCGTCGCGCGGGTCGACGCGGGCGACGACATCGAGGAGCTCGCCCGCTCGGGCGCTGCGGTGGTCGTCGACTTCACCCACCCCGACGTCGTCATGGACAACCTGCGGTTCTGCATCGAGCACGGCATCCACGCGGTCGTCGGGACCACGGGCTTCGATCGTGCCCGGCTCGACCGGCTCGAGGAGTGGCTCGCCGACGCGCCCGGCGTCGGCGTGCTGATCGCCCCCAACTTCTCCATCGGCGCGATCCTGATGATGCGCTTCGCCGCACAGGCGGCGCCGTTCTTCGAGTCCGTCGAGGTGGTGGAGCTGCACCACCCCGACAAGGCCGACGCGCCGTCCGGCACCGCCCGGCGCACGGCGGAGATGATCGCCGCCGCGCGTCGTGAGGCGGGCAGCCCGCCGATGCCCGACGCCACGTCCACGGGCCTCGAGGGCGCCCGCGGCGCCGACGTCGACGGCGTACGCGTCCACGGCCTGCGGGTCCGCGGCCTCGTGGCGCACCAGGAGGTCCTCCTCGGCACCGCGGGGGAGACCCTGACCATCCGCCACGACTCCCTCGACCGGGTGTCGTTCACGCCGGGGGTCCTCGTCGGCGTCCGCTCGATCGGTGACCGGCCAGGCCTGACCGTGGGCCTGGAGGAGCTGCTCGACCTCGGGTGA
- a CDS encoding class I SAM-dependent methyltransferase: protein MPVSTIPPRIKWAVDLMDVQPGDQVLEIGCGPGAGAEAICSKLETGKLFAIDRSESGVDRTKRRNQKYVDAGRLVVRQIDLATLRVPVKRLNKVFAFNVNLFWVRDCDDEVALLHERVVPGGAVYLFYDAVRPELVPNIVKKASENLVRGGFRVSVVEQKAPPVIGLIGRR from the coding sequence ATGCCCGTTTCGACCATCCCGCCGCGCATCAAGTGGGCCGTCGACCTCATGGACGTCCAGCCGGGCGACCAGGTCCTCGAGATCGGCTGCGGCCCCGGAGCCGGCGCCGAGGCGATCTGCAGCAAGCTGGAGACCGGCAAGCTGTTCGCGATCGACCGGTCGGAGTCGGGCGTGGACCGCACCAAGCGCCGCAACCAGAAGTACGTCGACGCCGGCCGGCTCGTCGTACGCCAGATCGACCTCGCCACGCTGCGGGTGCCGGTCAAGCGGCTCAACAAGGTCTTCGCGTTCAACGTGAACCTGTTCTGGGTCCGCGACTGCGACGACGAGGTCGCCCTGCTCCACGAGCGGGTCGTCCCCGGTGGCGCGGTCTACCTGTTCTACGACGCCGTTCGCCCCGAGCTGGTGCCCAACATCGTCAAGAAGGCCTCGGAGAACCTCGTCCGCGGCGGCTTCCGGGTCAGCGTGGTGGAGCAGAAGGCTCCCCCGGTGATCGGGCTCATCGGCCGCCGCTGA
- a CDS encoding M16 family metallopeptidase: protein MQKNGTTRTLHTVKDADGAVTSRVRRTVLPSGLRIVTEQMVGTRSASIGVWVNVGSRDETPVLHGCSHFLEHLLFKGTPERTAMDISVALDAVGGEFNAFTTKEYTVFHARVLDEDLATAVDVLGDMVTASTITEADVEAERDVILDEIAMHDDDPDDVVHNLFAHQAWGDTPLGRPIAGTEASITAMTRAQIHRFYRRHYRPDNMVVSVAGNVDHAAVVRQVRQAFGRAGFLDGEAEPTPTQQSEKARKVHPGEARTVRPQEQVNLVLGVKGMTRTDPRRYTLGVLNTALGGGTSSRMFQEVREHRGLAYSVYSFASHHADAGVVGVSVGCLPGKYDAVLETVRGELAKVASEGLTAEEVERGKGQLKGGLVLGLEDSGSRMSRIGKAELVHDELLTIDEVVARIEAVTLDDVNALARELFTQPELLAVVGPTT from the coding sequence GTGCAGAAGAACGGCACCACCCGCACCCTCCACACCGTCAAGGACGCCGACGGTGCGGTGACCTCACGCGTCCGGCGCACGGTCCTGCCGAGCGGCCTGCGGATCGTCACCGAGCAGATGGTCGGCACCCGCTCGGCCAGCATCGGCGTGTGGGTCAACGTCGGCTCGCGCGACGAGACGCCCGTGCTGCACGGCTGCTCGCACTTCCTCGAGCACCTGCTCTTCAAGGGCACCCCCGAGCGCACCGCGATGGACATCTCCGTGGCGCTCGACGCGGTCGGGGGCGAGTTCAACGCCTTCACCACCAAGGAGTACACCGTCTTCCACGCCCGCGTCCTCGACGAGGACCTGGCCACGGCGGTCGACGTGCTCGGCGACATGGTCACCGCCTCCACGATCACCGAGGCCGACGTCGAGGCCGAGCGCGACGTGATCCTCGACGAGATCGCCATGCACGACGACGACCCCGACGACGTGGTACACAACCTCTTCGCCCACCAGGCCTGGGGCGACACCCCGCTCGGTCGTCCCATCGCCGGCACCGAGGCGTCGATCACCGCGATGACCCGCGCGCAGATCCACCGCTTCTACCGCCGCCACTACCGCCCCGACAACATGGTCGTCTCGGTGGCCGGCAACGTCGACCACGCCGCTGTCGTGCGCCAGGTCCGGCAGGCCTTCGGGCGCGCCGGATTCCTCGACGGGGAGGCCGAGCCCACCCCGACGCAGCAGTCGGAGAAGGCCCGCAAGGTGCACCCCGGCGAGGCGCGGACCGTGCGGCCGCAGGAGCAGGTCAACCTCGTCCTCGGCGTCAAGGGCATGACCCGCACCGACCCCCGCCGCTACACCCTCGGCGTGCTCAACACCGCTCTTGGCGGCGGCACCTCGTCGCGGATGTTCCAGGAGGTGCGCGAGCACCGCGGCCTGGCCTACTCCGTCTACTCCTTCGCCTCCCACCACGCCGACGCCGGCGTGGTCGGCGTCTCGGTCGGCTGCCTGCCCGGCAAGTACGACGCCGTGCTGGAGACTGTGCGCGGCGAGCTCGCCAAGGTCGCCTCCGAGGGTCTCACCGCGGAGGAGGTCGAGCGCGGCAAGGGCCAGCTCAAGGGCGGGCTCGTGCTCGGCCTGGAGGACTCCGGCTCCCGGATGTCGCGCATCGGCAAGGCCGAGCTGGTCCACGACGAGCTGCTCACCATCGACGAGGTCGTCGCTCGCATCGAGGCCGTCACCCTCGACGACGTCAACGCCCTGGCACGCGAGCTCTTCACGCAGCCCGAGCTGCTGGCCGTCGTGGGGCCGACGACGTGA
- a CDS encoding polyribonucleotide nucleotidyltransferase produces the protein MSEPIISAVETVLDNGSFGKRTVKFETGLLARQAAGSVTAYLDDETMLLSATTAGKTPKDHFDFFPLTIDVEERMYAVGQIPGSFFRSEGRPGEDAILTCRLIDRPLRPTFKKGLRNEVQVVITVMALDPDMPYDVLAINAASLSTQLSGLPFSGPVGGVRVALIEGQWVAFPTHSQLESAVFDMVVAGRVTESGDVAIMMVEAEAPEATLDLVQNGAQAPTEEIVAGGLDAAKPFIKQLVEAQAQLAAEAAKPVQDFPVFLDYEDDVYAAVESAAKDDTAAAMTIGDKQERELKVDEIKGELLEQLSGQFEGREKEIGAAFRSLTKSLVRQRVLRDKVRIDGRGLADIRPLHAEVDVIPRVHGSALFERGETQILGVTTLDMLKMEQQLDTLSPEKHRRYMHKYVFPPFSTGETGRVGSPKRREVGHGALARRALLPVLPSREEFPYAIRQLSEAMGSNGSTSMGSVCASTLSLLQAGVPLKASVAGIAMGLISDEVDGETQYVALTDILGAEDAFGDMDFKVAGTREFVTALQLDTKLDGIPAEVLAAALTQARDARLAILDVMAEAIDAPEEMSVHAPRIITIRVPVDKIGEVIGPKGKVINQIQDDTGATLSIEDDGTVYIGATNGEAAEAAKAAVNAIANPTMPEVGERYLGTVVKTTNFGAFVSLMPGKDGLLHISKLRALAGGKRVEAVEDVLSVGQKVQVSIAEIDDRGKLSLVPVVDEAEGGSEDEADAGSDVSPEATDAE, from the coding sequence ATGAGTGAACCCATCATCTCCGCTGTCGAGACCGTCCTCGACAACGGTTCCTTCGGCAAGCGCACGGTCAAGTTCGAGACCGGCCTGCTCGCCCGCCAGGCCGCCGGCTCGGTCACGGCCTACCTCGACGACGAGACCATGCTGCTCTCGGCGACGACCGCGGGCAAGACGCCCAAGGACCACTTCGACTTCTTCCCGCTCACGATCGACGTCGAGGAGCGGATGTACGCCGTGGGCCAGATCCCCGGCTCCTTCTTCCGCTCCGAGGGCCGCCCGGGCGAGGACGCGATCCTCACCTGCCGCCTCATCGACCGCCCGCTGCGCCCGACGTTCAAGAAGGGCCTGCGCAACGAGGTCCAGGTCGTCATCACCGTCATGGCGCTCGACCCCGACATGCCCTACGACGTGCTCGCGATCAACGCCGCGTCGCTCTCCACCCAGCTCTCCGGCCTGCCGTTCTCCGGCCCCGTCGGCGGCGTGCGCGTCGCCCTCATCGAGGGCCAGTGGGTGGCCTTCCCGACCCACTCGCAGCTCGAGTCGGCCGTCTTCGACATGGTCGTCGCCGGTCGGGTCACCGAGTCCGGCGACGTCGCGATCATGATGGTCGAGGCCGAGGCCCCCGAGGCCACGCTCGACCTCGTGCAGAACGGCGCCCAGGCGCCGACCGAGGAGATCGTGGCCGGTGGCCTCGACGCCGCCAAGCCCTTCATCAAGCAGCTCGTCGAGGCGCAGGCCCAGCTCGCGGCCGAGGCCGCCAAGCCGGTCCAGGACTTCCCGGTCTTCCTCGACTACGAGGACGACGTCTACGCCGCGGTCGAGTCCGCCGCGAAGGACGACACGGCCGCCGCGATGACCATCGGCGACAAGCAGGAGCGCGAGCTCAAGGTCGACGAGATCAAGGGCGAGCTCCTCGAGCAGCTCTCCGGCCAGTTCGAGGGCCGCGAGAAGGAGATCGGCGCGGCGTTCCGCTCGCTGACCAAGAGCCTGGTCCGCCAGCGCGTGCTGCGCGACAAGGTCCGCATCGACGGCCGCGGCCTCGCCGACATCCGTCCGCTGCACGCCGAGGTCGACGTGATCCCGCGCGTCCACGGCTCCGCGCTGTTCGAGCGTGGCGAGACCCAGATCCTGGGCGTCACCACCCTCGACATGCTCAAGATGGAGCAGCAGCTCGACACGCTCTCCCCGGAGAAGCACCGCCGCTACATGCACAAGTACGTCTTCCCGCCGTTCTCCACCGGCGAGACCGGCCGCGTGGGCTCGCCCAAGCGTCGCGAGGTCGGCCACGGCGCCCTCGCGCGCCGCGCCCTCCTGCCGGTGCTGCCCTCGCGTGAGGAGTTCCCCTACGCGATCCGCCAGCTCTCCGAGGCCATGGGCTCCAACGGCTCGACCTCGATGGGCTCGGTCTGCGCCTCGACCCTGTCGCTGCTGCAGGCCGGTGTGCCCCTCAAGGCCTCCGTCGCCGGCATCGCGATGGGCCTCATCTCCGACGAGGTCGACGGCGAGACGCAGTACGTCGCGCTGACCGACATCCTCGGTGCCGAGGACGCCTTCGGCGACATGGACTTCAAGGTCGCCGGCACCCGCGAGTTCGTGACCGCGCTGCAGCTCGACACCAAGCTCGACGGCATCCCGGCCGAGGTCCTGGCCGCCGCCCTGACCCAGGCCCGCGACGCGCGCCTGGCGATCCTCGACGTGATGGCCGAGGCCATCGACGCGCCGGAGGAGATGTCGGTCCACGCCCCGCGCATCATCACCATCCGGGTGCCCGTCGACAAGATCGGCGAGGTGATCGGGCCCAAGGGCAAGGTCATCAACCAGATCCAGGACGACACGGGCGCGACGCTGTCCATCGAGGACGACGGCACGGTCTACATCGGTGCGACCAACGGCGAGGCGGCCGAGGCCGCCAAGGCCGCGGTCAACGCGATCGCCAACCCGACCATGCCCGAGGTCGGCGAGCGCTACCTCGGCACCGTGGTGAAGACCACCAACTTCGGTGCCTTCGTCTCGCTCATGCCGGGCAAGGACGGCCTGCTGCACATCAGCAAGCTGCGTGCGCTCGCCGGTGGCAAGCGTGTCGAGGCCGTCGAGGACGTCCTGTCCGTCGGCCAGAAGGTCCAGGTCTCCATCGCCGAGATCGACGACCGCGGCAAGCTCTCGCTGGTCCCCGTCGTCGACGAGGCCGAGGGCGGCTCCGAGGACGAGGCCGACGCCGGCTCCGACGTCAGCCCCGAGGCGACCGACGCCGAGTGA
- the rpsO gene encoding 30S ribosomal protein S15, with translation MSIGTDAETKKKIIAEYALTEGDTGSPEVQIALLSHRISHLTEHLKTHKHDHHSRRGLLLLVGQRRRLLNYLQKTEIERYRSIVERLGLRR, from the coding sequence ATGTCGATTGGTACCGACGCGGAGACCAAAAAGAAGATCATCGCCGAGTACGCCCTGACCGAGGGTGACACCGGTTCCCCCGAGGTCCAGATCGCGCTGCTCAGCCACCGCATCTCGCACCTCACCGAGCACCTCAAGACGCACAAGCACGACCACCACAGCCGTCGTGGACTGCTGCTGCTGGTCGGCCAGCGCCGCCGGCTGCTCAACTACCTGCAGAAGACGGAGATCGAGCGCTACCGCTCGATTGTGGAGCGCCTCGGCCTCCGCCGCTGA
- a CDS encoding DUF6458 family protein: MGYGGPIGLIVVGLVLALAFNQEQVGPLNVTTLGWILVLAGALWLVLTIVQQNTRRRHTTTATTTDAQGRQASSQRTTESDPPPPAV; encoded by the coding sequence ATGGGTTACGGAGGGCCGATCGGCCTCATCGTCGTCGGGCTCGTCCTGGCGCTCGCGTTCAACCAGGAGCAGGTGGGACCGCTCAACGTCACCACGCTGGGCTGGATCCTGGTCCTGGCCGGCGCGCTCTGGCTCGTGCTCACGATCGTGCAGCAGAACACCCGCCGGCGGCACACCACCACGGCCACCACGACCGACGCGCAGGGACGCCAGGCCAGCAGCCAGCGCACCACCGAGTCGGACCCGCCCCCGCCGGCCGTCTGA